TCCGGAGTCCGGGCGGCCGCGGACGATTGCCAACGACGGGCCGACGTACGACGAGCGGGAGATCGTCGACGGCGGATTCTTAGAACTCGTCCGGCTCGGCGTGAAGCCGGCCGACGACGAGACGGTCCGGAACTCCGTCTCCGTCGTCGACGACTCGATCCGCGTCGACACGCCGTACGGCCCCGCGTGGTACCGCTACGTCGGCGACGCCTACGGCGAGATCGCCGCCGGCGACCCGGGCGCGCCGTGGGCCGGCACCGGCGACGGCCGCGGGCGCCTGTGGCCGATCTTCACCGGCGAGCGCGGCGAGTACGAGCTCCGCGCCCGCGCCGACGGCCCGGACGCCTTCGGCGGCACCGACGAGGCGGAACTCGAGCCCGACGCCCTCTTGGAGACGATGGCCGGCTTCGGCAACTCCGGGCGGATGCTCCCCGAGCAGGTGTGGGACCGCGAACACCCGACCGACTACGGCTGGGAGTTCGGCGAGGGCACCGGGGGGGCGACCCCGCTCGCGTGGTCGATGGCCGGCTACATCCGGCTCGCGCACGGCGTCGACGCCGGCGAGCCGGTCGAGACCCCGACCGCCGTCCGCGAGCGCTACGTCGAGCGCGACCGGCCCGCGGGTCCCGACCTTACCGCCGCCGTCGAGTACGCGGGCGGGGACCTGGTGGTCTCCGGCGAGACCGACGGCGACGCGGTCGCGGTGTACGCCGCCGACGGCTCCACGCTGGCGACGGCCGACGACGGCGAGTACGAGGTCCGGCTCGACGCCGACCTCGAGGCCACCACGGTGGTCGTCGCGGCGGCGACCGCCGACGGCGACGACGCGGACGCGGCCCTCGCCGACTTCGGCGACGCCGGCACGTCGGTCGAGCGGTTGCGGCTGTAGGCGGTTCGCGGTTTTTTCTCGTTCCGTTGAAATCCGCGACAGATGACGGGAGTTAGGAGCCGTGCTGAACAGAGAGGCGCTTATCGATCGCGAATACGCGTCGCAGATATGTTTAACCGAATCGGTTCGTTCAGATGATTTGCGTACCGCTGAAGGGGTTTATGGCGATCTATGACGATACCCTGCTGTATGGGTTGGAAGAATCTTTCTGGCACTTTATCCGAGGATTCTCCAAGAGAATGAAGGGTCGGTGACAGTCACACACCCTCCGTATCCCGTTAGATGTAGTCGCCACACCCCCGAAGCGAATGATTATTATCGTACCTCAGCTATGTATGGTATGAATTCACTTGCCAGTGATTCGCCGATCGCCGACATCGGGTACCTCTCTCGATCCGAACATCGCATCCCGATGCTCGTCGCGCTGACGGAGCGTCCCCGGAGTCGCTCCGAACTCTGTGAGCTGACTGAGATGTCGTCGTCGACGGTCCGACGAACGTTAAGCGAATTCGAAGACCGCGCTTGGGTTCGAAAGGACGGGTACAAGTATGTGGCAACGCGGTTGGGAGAGGCCATCGCGACCGGGATGGAGGATCTGATCGAACTTTTCGAAACCGAGCGGAAGCTGCGTGACATCTGGCACTGGCTTCCAGACGAGATGGTTGAAGTCCCGATCGAGACATGGGATGAGACGACTGTCACACTTTCGGAGCCCGATTCACCCTACCGTCCCGTGAACCGATTCAAGTCGCTGCTCAGGCAGACGAACGAGGTCCGCTATCTCCGACCAGAGGTTGCCTTGATGGAGCCCTGCTTCGACGTGCTCCTCTCGTTGATCGACGCCAGTGTAGACATAACGTTAGTCGACCGACCGAGATGTCACGCATACTTCATCACGACGTATCCCGAGCGCAGTTTAGAGATGGAGAAACGAGACAATTTCACGGTTCTCGAGCATGACGAACTCCCCAAATGCGGAATTGGCCTGCTAGAAACCCGAGTTACCATCAGCTGTTACGAGCAGGACAGCGGGTCAGTCCAGGCACTGATCGACACCGACGTTCCGGCTATCCGCGAGTGGGCAGAATCGACGTATGCATCCTTCGAGACCGATGCGCGACCGGTCACCCCCGAAGCCTACATGGAGTGACGCTCCCGGTCCCGTGAGCGCGATGTCCATCCGGTCGCTCAGTGCCTCCTCTTCTACTTCGCAGCACGGGCCGGTCTGTCATCGTTTTCTCGGCGGAGTTCAGTGAGCACCTGTTGCCGCGTGTGCAGTCGCTGAAAGAATAGCCGGGCCTGCCGAAATCGCACGAGATAGCTACAACGTCTCAGGGGTCGTCGTGTCGCTTGTCGGGAGGTACAACGAAACAATGACTGACGACCGGCAACTCATGCACGGGATCGACCTCGAAACACTCGAAGGATTCGCCGAACACGCGGCCGAGAATCCCGAAGCCGTTCAGCTCGGCCTCGGGGCGGCCGCGACCTACGAGGGGACGGCCGCGCACAGCCTGGCAAAGATCGATAGCTACGACCTCGGCGGCGAGACAGTCGCTCGCGAGACGCGTGAATACACCGTTCCGTACGGCGCCTGGAAGGAGGTGCTGGACGCCGGTGGGTGGGTCGGTGCGACCGATCGAATCGAACCCATCGAAGCGGCGCTGTCTGCGCTCGCCGCCTGTATCAACGTCGGCATCACGATCAACGCCGCCGCGAACGGCGTCGACATCGACCGTCTTCGGACGCGCGTCGGGACGGATTTCGATCCGGCGGTCCTCTTTAGTCTCGCTGAACTCAAGGAGGCCGACTCGGTGTACGAGAATCTGACCGCGGAGGTCGAAATTGACGGGGAGGACATCGACGACGACCTGATCGATGAGTGGGCGCGACGAGCGCCCGTCTACACGCTGTTATCACTCGCTCAAGACATCCAGCTACACATCAAAACCCCCGCCGAAGCGACGGGAGACGACTGATCGGTGAACAACGATGAGTGAATCATTAGACACAGACAAACTCGAACCGATAAACGAAGCGAAACTAAGCGAACTCGTCGCGACTTCCCTCGTCGATCTCGGTGCGACGGTTCACGCCGCACTGGTCGTCATCGGCGACGAGCTCGGGCTGTACGAGACGCTTGATGACGAGGGGCCGCTCACGTCATCTGAACTCGCCGACAGAACCGAAACCGTCGAGCGGTACGTTCGTGAGTGGCTGCGCTCGCAGGCCGCGGGCGGGTACGTGACCTACGACACTGAGACTGACCGGTACTACCTCACCCCGGAGCAGGCGCACATCTTGGCCGACGAGGAGAGCCCCGTGTTCATGCCCGGTGCGTTCCAGCTGGTCGGGTCAGTGGCAAAGATAGGCCCCGAACTCAAGGAGGCTTTCCGAACGGGCGAAGGCATCGGCTGGCACGAACACGACGAGGACGTGTTCCACGGGACGGAACGTTTCTTCGGGCCGTCCTACGGGGCGTTCCTGCTCGACTGGGTCGGAGCGCTCGACGGCGTCGATGACGGGCTGAAATCGGGAGGCCGGATCGTCGACGTGGGATGTGGTCACGGCGCGCCGACGATCCGCATGGCCGAAGCGTACCCCAATTCGACTGTCGTCGGCATCGACTACCATGAGGAATCGATCGAGGTAGCGCGCGAGCGGGCGCAAGAGGCGGGTGTGGCCGACCGCGTTAGCTTCGAAGCGGCGACCGCGCGGGAGTACACCGGCTCCGACTACGACCTCGTGACGATGTTCAACTGCTACCACGACATGGGGGATCCCGTCGGGGTGGCTGCTCACGTTCGAGAGACGCTAAGCGAGAACGGTGCGTGGATGATCGTCGAACCGTACGCCGATGACCAGGTCGAAAACAATCTCACCCCGTTTGGCCGCCTCGGATACTCTATTTCGACACTTGCCTGTACGCCAAATTCGCTCAGTCAAGACGTCGGGTACGGGCTCGGCGCGCAGGCGGGAGAGGACCGAACGCGAGAGGTCGTCACCGGAGGCGGGTTCACGCGTTTCCGCCGGGCGGCCGAGACGCCGACCAGTCTGGTCTTCGAAGCAAAACCCTAACTTCTTCTCTGAGGGAATTCCGTTCTACTTTCGCTGGTCGCCTGATCGAGAACCGTGCAGCGACGTCCGTCTTCTCGCCCCGTCGTCTGGTAGAAGTTGTCAAAATGTGCCGACTGTATTCGTTCCGGGGCCCTAGGCAAGGATGCCTCGCTAACTAGCGGCTATTTTAACCGCAGAATGTTTCGAATGGACGACTGACAATTCTGCTGATCAGATACTCTGTATCCGGCACGGATTCTCTATCGAGCAATACGGATCTCAACAGAGGCGTTTTAAACGGTCGGAGTCACCCGAGCGCGGTCACGTCGACCTCGCGGGTCGTGTCACCGACCGCGACCTCGACTACCGAGACGATCGACTCTCTGACGCGTTCGCGCCACGACTCGACGGCCGCCTCGTGGAGTTCACGACGCCTCTCGATGTCCGCGTCGGGGTGGTCCGACGCCGTCTCGTCGACCTCCGGATACGGCGGAACGTCGGCGACGAGGTCCCGCGGATCGACGCGGATCGGAGCCGGGCCGTCGTCGCTCTCGCTCGCCCCGCGGCCGTCGGGTGCGTCCGCGTCGACCGCGTGCAACCGGGCGCGCATTCGCCTCGAGAAGGGCGGCGTCACCCGGAGGACCACGTCGCGGTCGCTCCGGAGCGTCGCTTCGAGCGCGCTCGCGACGTCCTCGCGGTGGACCGCGATCGACCGGATCCGGTCGGCTCCCCCCGCGCCGCCGGGACCGTCCGACCCGCCCTCAGTCATCGTCTCCCGCCCACTCGGCGTCCGACAGGGTACGCTGGACGGCCTCCTCGCCGACGGCGCCGGCGAGGTGTTCGAAGCCGGCCCGGACGCCGCGGTCGCTCGCGTTCGCGACGAGCCGCGAGACGATGAACTCCGGCGTCGACTTGCCGACCGTGCCGAAGCGCGGCTGGTAGTCGACGCGGAGCTCCAGGTCGTTCGTGAGCCCCTCCGCAAAGATCCCGTCGATCCGGGCGGCGTCCGGGAGCGGGCTCAGGTCCTCCGCGAGGTGCGTGACGTACACGCCGAGCGCGCCCCGCTCGACCGTGAGGGTCACGAGCCCGTTCAGCAGGTCGGCCGCGCGCCCCGGCTCCGTGATCGCCTCGAACTCATCGACTAACATTAGCGTCCGCCCCTCTTCGACCAGCGGCGGGACCACCGACTTCAGCGTCGATTCCAGCACGCCGGCGTTGAACGAGGCGTGCCGGCGGTGGAAGACGATCCGGTCGAAGGAACCGACCTGGGCCTCCTCGGCGGGCACCGGGAGCCCCATCGACGCGAGCAGCGCCACCGCACAGACCGTCTCCAAGAGGGTCGTCTTCCCGCCCGAGTTCGCGCCCGTGAGGACGCTCACGCGGTCGCCGGTCGGCGGCGCGTCGACGCTCGCGACGCCCGCGTCGCCCGCGAGCGAGTGGGTCCCGACCGCGTACGACACCGGCTGCACGTCGCCGGCGATAAAGGGGTTCCGCGCGTTTCGCACCGCGATCCCGTCGTCGACGAGCGTCGGGCGAACGAGGTCGTACGCGGCCGCGAAGCGCGCGAGCGAGAGCAGGAAGGCGGCGTCCGAGACGGCGCTGACGGCGCGGGCGACGTCGCCGTCCCGCGCCCCGTCCTCGCCGTTCTCCCCGTCGGTCGCCGTTCCGCCGAGGCGCTCGCGGACGTCGGCGGCGACCGCCGCCTCGCGCTCACCGACCTCC
Above is a window of Halorubrum depositum DNA encoding:
- a CDS encoding helix-turn-helix transcriptional regulator, which gives rise to MNSLASDSPIADIGYLSRSEHRIPMLVALTERPRSRSELCELTEMSSSTVRRTLSEFEDRAWVRKDGYKYVATRLGEAIATGMEDLIELFETERKLRDIWHWLPDEMVEVPIETWDETTVTLSEPDSPYRPVNRFKSLLRQTNEVRYLRPEVALMEPCFDVLLSLIDASVDITLVDRPRCHAYFITTYPERSLEMEKRDNFTVLEHDELPKCGIGLLETRVTISCYEQDSGSVQALIDTDVPAIREWAESTYASFETDARPVTPEAYME
- a CDS encoding OsmC family protein, whose translation is MTDDRQLMHGIDLETLEGFAEHAAENPEAVQLGLGAAATYEGTAAHSLAKIDSYDLGGETVARETREYTVPYGAWKEVLDAGGWVGATDRIEPIEAALSALAACINVGITINAAANGVDIDRLRTRVGTDFDPAVLFSLAELKEADSVYENLTAEVEIDGEDIDDDLIDEWARRAPVYTLLSLAQDIQLHIKTPAEATGDD
- a CDS encoding MutS-related protein; the protein is MRLEDYWGIGPKTSERLVSALGTSRAIEAIESADVRALVDAGLHRGRATRILRRANGEAGMDVLATGDTRSVYDDLLSLAAGHALTAHAADRIRVLTPLTDREAVEERLDGVVAARDAWEGLDEADRERVTEAFDAYDDAEGSDLAAVETALALREAGLDDGPFEAVGELEAERLREAADALADVRGSIDPTAIEDGEIEIARGADAELDRLRDQRDAAEGLANSAFDVLDAVRDGSLRDFEALEAATIDHVASETGVDPATVRSVAPDDALDAADFVSATLRDLAAELEAEVGEREAAVAADVRERLGGTATDGENGEDGARDGDVARAVSAVSDAAFLLSLARFAAAYDLVRPTLVDDGIAVRNARNPFIAGDVQPVSYAVGTHSLAGDAGVASVDAPPTGDRVSVLTGANSGGKTTLLETVCAVALLASMGLPVPAEEAQVGSFDRIVFHRRHASFNAGVLESTLKSVVPPLVEEGRTLMLVDEFEAITEPGRAADLLNGLVTLTVERGALGVYVTHLAEDLSPLPDAARIDGIFAEGLTNDLELRVDYQPRFGTVGKSTPEFIVSRLVANASDRGVRAGFEHLAGAVGEEAVQRTLSDAEWAGDDD
- a CDS encoding class I SAM-dependent methyltransferase, whose amino-acid sequence is MSESLDTDKLEPINEAKLSELVATSLVDLGATVHAALVVIGDELGLYETLDDEGPLTSSELADRTETVERYVREWLRSQAAGGYVTYDTETDRYYLTPEQAHILADEESPVFMPGAFQLVGSVAKIGPELKEAFRTGEGIGWHEHDEDVFHGTERFFGPSYGAFLLDWVGALDGVDDGLKSGGRIVDVGCGHGAPTIRMAEAYPNSTVVGIDYHEESIEVARERAQEAGVADRVSFEAATAREYTGSDYDLVTMFNCYHDMGDPVGVAAHVRETLSENGAWMIVEPYADDQVENNLTPFGRLGYSISTLACTPNSLSQDVGYGLGAQAGEDRTREVVTGGGFTRFRRAAETPTSLVFEAKP